A genomic segment from Mycoplasma sp. 1018B encodes:
- a CDS encoding DNA-directed RNA polymerase subunit beta, translating into MSLNTTKQSYKIRKFGPITERRDYSTTKQTLNIPDFLATSKESFEWFKKVGIEESLREHYPIIASNGKLTLEYIHSSAYLEMPTGKEYDAVADARVKGINYAAKLYAKFKVTVTETGVEQTDTVFLGEIPLMTSGGSFIINGNEKVIVSQLIRSPGAYFGRGVRNKQSDDLFNKLEVIPRIGSWLEISHKVTTKNIDTVKIKIDKNKNVLLSTFLMALGLSNEDMINLFGNSAELNETIKRDRRLADNGETLETKIKNCQEELFSIIRRGDRVTEESVTNLIPGILFNKKRYSLSQTGRYMLNKKLNLVDRISDTILAQSLVIKNDQDQILELEPGTEINHKLALLIQKNFDNGFLATKDIPGIKTEIVYGKLVTGNNPVKNLKKMTKMISLLVYPNRKWLDRGKEAVLVIGNDPKSTETHLIISDIIAAINYYFNLLNGIGNDDDPDSLTNKRIVAVGELVQNQLNVVLTRLEKTTRERMGAKEPEKVTPKNVTNNKLVSNQMKTFFNSSKLSQFMDQINPLAEISNERRITSLGPGGLNRDTAQFEVRDVHATHYGRICPIETPEGPNIGLILNFATYAKVNEYGFLQTPYYKVENGIVLYDQVEYLTAIDEINFYIAQSTVKVDENNKIIDEQITMRHNYTYVIGNPMQIDYIEVASNQMVSVAAGCIPFLENDDANRALMGSNMQRQAVPLLQTEAPYVATGLEAAIAKYSSANIIAKNDGVVEYVDGSKIKIRNTKGNIDTYSLKIFQRSNQDTVVHQRPIVKIGQTVSKGDLLVDGSSFKNGELALGKNLVVAFTTFKGYNYEDAIILNERLVKDDVLTSIHIEEHTIQFRTSRIGDDELTIDIPNVSKASIRHLDENGIVKLGSEVVPGDVLVGRVSPKGDDNPSQEEKLLSAVLGQRLTNVKDTSLKVKNGHGGTVIAVEVLNRDSNAQFEDGVDKIVKVSVAVKRKIRVGDKMSGRHGNKGVVSIILPEEDMPYLEDGTPVDVMLNPQGVPSRMNIGQILEIHLGMAAKSLDCKFVTPTFDGIKKEEIYNVIKEAKLPESGKQYLIDPITGEKFDNPVSVGVMYMLKLNHMVDDKMHARSVGPYSLITQQPLGGKSQNGGQRFGEMETWALESYGATNVLQEILTYKSDDINGRNKLYAALAANKPLPKSGIPESFNVLSYELKGLKMKFDLTYEEDKSDEFDFYKDNINIEGDIDE; encoded by the coding sequence ATGAGTCTTAATACAACAAAGCAATCATATAAGATACGTAAATTTGGACCAATTACTGAAAGACGTGATTATTCAACAACAAAACAAACTTTAAATATTCCTGATTTTTTAGCAACGAGCAAAGAATCATTCGAATGATTTAAAAAGGTTGGAATAGAAGAATCATTACGTGAACATTATCCAATTATTGCATCTAATGGTAAATTAACTCTTGAATATATTCATTCTTCAGCTTATTTAGAAATGCCAACAGGCAAAGAATATGATGCTGTTGCTGATGCTAGAGTAAAAGGTATTAATTATGCTGCAAAATTGTATGCAAAATTTAAAGTAACAGTAACAGAAACAGGTGTTGAACAAACTGATACTGTATTTCTTGGAGAAATTCCACTAATGACTTCTGGTGGCAGTTTTATTATAAATGGAAATGAAAAAGTTATAGTTAGTCAACTTATTAGATCGCCAGGAGCTTATTTTGGTAGAGGCGTTCGTAATAAACAATCTGACGATCTTTTTAATAAATTAGAAGTTATTCCAAGAATAGGTTCATGATTAGAAATTTCTCATAAAGTCACAACCAAAAATATTGATACAGTTAAAATTAAAATAGATAAAAATAAAAATGTTTTACTTTCAACATTTTTAATGGCTTTAGGTTTATCTAATGAAGATATGATAAATCTTTTTGGTAATTCTGCAGAATTGAATGAAACGATCAAACGTGATAGAAGATTAGCAGATAATGGTGAAACTTTAGAAACAAAAATTAAAAATTGTCAAGAAGAACTTTTCTCAATTATAAGACGCGGAGATAGAGTTACTGAAGAATCTGTCACTAATTTAATTCCAGGAATTTTGTTTAATAAAAAACGTTATAGTTTAAGTCAAACAGGACGTTATATGTTAAATAAAAAACTTAATTTAGTTGATAGAATTTCAGATACTATTTTAGCTCAATCTCTTGTTATTAAAAATGATCAAGATCAAATATTGGAATTAGAACCAGGAACTGAAATTAATCATAAATTAGCTTTATTAATTCAAAAAAACTTTGATAATGGTTTTTTAGCAACTAAAGATATACCAGGTATTAAAACTGAAATTGTTTATGGTAAATTAGTTACTGGTAATAATCCTGTAAAAAATTTAAAGAAAATGACCAAAATGATTTCTTTATTAGTTTATCCTAATCGTAAATGATTAGACAGAGGTAAAGAAGCAGTTTTAGTTATTGGTAATGATCCAAAATCTACAGAAACTCACTTAATTATTTCTGATATTATTGCAGCTATAAATTATTATTTTAATCTTTTAAATGGTATAGGAAATGATGATGATCCTGATTCATTAACTAATAAAAGAATTGTAGCTGTTGGTGAATTAGTTCAAAATCAATTAAATGTTGTTTTAACAAGATTAGAAAAAACAACGCGTGAAAGAATGGGAGCTAAAGAACCAGAAAAAGTTACTCCTAAAAATGTTACTAACAATAAATTGGTTTCAAATCAAATGAAAACTTTCTTTAATTCATCAAAACTTTCACAATTTATGGATCAAATTAATCCACTTGCTGAAATTTCTAATGAAAGAAGAATAACATCTTTAGGTCCTGGTGGTCTTAATCGTGATACCGCACAATTTGAGGTGCGTGACGTTCATGCTACTCATTATGGAAGAATTTGTCCTATTGAAACGCCTGAAGGTCCAAATATAGGATTGATTTTAAATTTTGCTACTTATGCAAAAGTTAATGAGTATGGATTTTTACAAACTCCATATTATAAAGTGGAAAATGGAATAGTTTTATATGATCAAGTAGAATATTTAACTGCTATTGATGAAATTAATTTTTATATTGCACAATCAACAGTTAAAGTTGATGAAAACAATAAAATTATTGATGAACAAATTACTATGCGTCATAATTACACATATGTAATAGGTAATCCAATGCAAATTGATTATATAGAAGTTGCTTCTAATCAAATGGTTTCTGTAGCCGCTGGATGTATTCCATTTTTAGAAAATGACGATGCAAATAGAGCTTTAATGGGTTCAAATATGCAACGTCAAGCTGTACCTTTATTACAAACAGAAGCTCCTTATGTTGCAACTGGTCTTGAAGCAGCAATTGCTAAATATTCTTCAGCTAATATAATTGCAAAAAATGACGGTGTTGTTGAATATGTTGATGGAAGCAAAATTAAAATCAGAAATACAAAAGGTAATATTGATACTTATTCTTTAAAAATTTTCCAACGTTCAAACCAAGATACAGTTGTTCATCAAAGACCAATTGTAAAAATTGGTCAAACTGTATCAAAAGGAGATTTATTAGTTGATGGTTCAAGTTTTAAAAATGGTGAATTAGCTTTAGGTAAAAATTTAGTTGTTGCATTTACAACTTTTAAAGGTTATAACTATGAAGATGCTATCATACTTAATGAAAGATTAGTTAAAGATGATGTATTAACTTCAATTCATATTGAAGAACATACTATTCAATTTAGAACAAGCAGAATCGGCGATGATGAATTAACTATTGATATACCTAATGTTTCTAAGGCATCAATAAGACATTTAGATGAAAATGGAATAGTTAAATTAGGTTCAGAAGTTGTTCCAGGAGATGTTTTAGTTGGTAGAGTTTCTCCAAAAGGTGATGATAACCCTTCTCAAGAAGAAAAACTACTTTCAGCAGTTTTAGGTCAAAGATTAACAAATGTTAAAGATACATCATTAAAAGTTAAAAATGGACATGGTGGAACTGTTATAGCTGTTGAAGTATTAAATAGAGATAGTAATGCTCAATTTGAAGATGGAGTAGATAAAATAGTTAAAGTTTCAGTAGCTGTAAAACGTAAAATAAGAGTCGGCGATAAAATGTCAGGGCGTCACGGAAATAAAGGTGTTGTTTCAATCATTTTACCTGAAGAAGATATGCCATATTTAGAAGACGGTACTCCAGTTGATGTAATGTTAAATCCTCAAGGTGTTCCATCACGGATGAACATAGGTCAAATTTTAGAAATTCATTTAGGAATGGCAGCTAAAAGTTTAGATTGTAAATTTGTCACACCTACTTTTGATGGTATAAAAAAAGAAGAAATTTACAATGTTATTAAAGAAGCAAAATTACCAGAATCAGGTAAACAATATTTAATTGATCCTATTACAGGTGAAAAATTTGATAATCCTGTTTCTGTAGGTGTTATGTATATGCTTAAACTAAATCATATGGTTGATGATAAAATGCATGCTAGATCTGTTGGACCGTATTCTTTAATTACACAACAACCATTAGGTGGTAAAAGTCAAAATGGTGGCCAAAGATTTGGTGAAATGGAAACTTGAGCTCTTGAATCTTATGGCGCTACTAATGTGTTGCAAGAAATACTAACTTATAAATCAGATGATATAAATGGTAGAAATAAACTTTATGCTGCTTTAGCTGCTAACAAACCTTTACCTAAATCAGGAATACCTGAATCATTTAATGTTTTAAGTTATGAATTAAAAGGGTTGAAAATGAAATTTGATTTAACTTATGAAGAAGACAAATCAGATGAATTTGATTTTTATAAAGATAATATAAATATTGAAGGAGATATAGATGAATAA
- a CDS encoding inorganic diphosphatase — translation MKNNIVEIKIEITKDSQIKYEYNRKDKQMHVDRILRNDFKYPANYGFIPNALDWDGDELDVLLYSSESFIPGVMLNARIIGAMKMIDSGETDTKLIAVHADDYRLDHIQTLKDLPEPFLMQIETFFNNYKNWKGKNLTKVEGFENVDWALNELTECIDLMNKYGQLPKKEFVAKMMQLHPEKYQ, via the coding sequence ATGAAAAATAATATTGTAGAAATAAAAATAGAAATTACTAAAGATTCACAAATTAAATATGAATATAATCGTAAAGATAAACAAATGCATGTTGATAGAATATTAAGAAATGATTTTAAATATCCTGCTAATTATGGTTTTATTCCTAACGCCTTGGATTGAGATGGTGATGAATTAGATGTATTATTATATAGTTCTGAAAGTTTTATTCCAGGAGTAATGCTTAATGCAAGAATTATTGGGGCGATGAAAATGATTGATTCAGGCGAAACTGACACTAAATTAATTGCTGTACATGCTGATGATTATCGTTTAGATCACATTCAAACATTAAAAGATTTACCTGAACCTTTTTTAATGCAAATTGAAACTTTCTTTAATAATTATAAAAATTGAAAAGGTAAAAATTTGACCAAAGTAGAAGGTTTTGAAAATGTAGATTGAGCCTTGAACGAATTAACAGAATGTATTGATTTAATGAACAAATATGGTCAATTACCTAAAAAAGAATTTGTTGCAAAAATGATGCAGTTGCATCCTGAAAAATATCAATAA
- the rbfA gene encoding 30S ribosome-binding factor RbfA — MKNNITLLRKEEQIKQALAKIITYEINNEDLVEPTVIDCKLSNDLSHLKVYVTFGTKSKKGLEALERAKGFIRTNLAHTLNWRKVPEIHFELDELISSGMKIDQILRDIEKEK, encoded by the coding sequence ATGAAAAATAATATTACACTTTTAAGAAAAGAAGAACAAATTAAACAAGCTCTAGCAAAAATAATTACTTATGAAATTAATAATGAAGATCTTGTCGAACCAACTGTAATTGATTGCAAATTATCAAATGATTTATCACATTTAAAAGTTTATGTTACTTTTGGTACTAAAAGTAAAAAAGGTTTAGAAGCTTTAGAAAGAGCTAAAGGATTTATTAGAACAAATTTAGCTCACACATTAAATTGAAGAAAAGTACCTGAAATTCATTTTGAATTAGATGAATTAATAAGTTCTGGCATGAAAATAGATCAAATTTTAAGAGATATTGAAAAAGAAAAATAA
- a CDS encoding DNA-directed RNA polymerase subunit beta' has product MNNLFDKKSQIKKNVIEKITLSLATQEDVRNWSHGEVTKPETINYKSYKPEREGLFDELIFGPTTDYKCPICGTKYKKSDENTVCNKTPMCEKYNPVILPKISRRSRMGHIHLENPVVHFWFFKIDHSIIAKLLGLKVANSNRPVSKADLEKLIYYKSHIVLESGNLESLKQNSIIDISDAAIVYQEVLYELKNKLDPNDEDYEEKFETISDTLEELQSFATSKVGKDYGVDFYEYNEIIEEYSDAKIGTGSKAIEYLLKKLDLEKELEKINQEIKLINVQINESNNSTTKIQERSKLYKRLNVINSFIKSGQNPLDMLIYDLPVLPADLRPLIQLDGGRHSTSDINELYRRIIIRNNRLKKWEEDDAPMLIKQNEYRMIQEAVDSLIDNARKTPTPVSSKDGRPLKSISDALTGKKGRFRQNLLGKRVDYSGRSVIVVGPELKMHQVGIPREMAAKLFEPWIIKELIKGNNPIKSIKAGKKAVENLDPIIWPYVEKAIEGRPVLLNRAPTLHRLSIQAFEPVLIRGKAIKLHPLTCTPFNADFDGDQMAVHVPISDEAVREARELMLASKNILGPKDGEPIINPGQDIILGLYYLTMENKDAIGSGSYFASFEDMMVAYENKKVHLHSRVVLPISALNKLYLNYPQNKKYVISTVGKFIFNNALPNSFEFIFGKYLDIKTQEIDGKEIVVSEKEILHTSKNVDEFNHYLLDYGANFVEEIAKKPLNLPLGKKDIAKIVRKIFNEYTATVNIESISKIINDINEIISHNQLSEALSELKDYNNQKISGAHIQILETIINKEFKLINEKIKNSPKLSILGWTINEYTKLLEKVWFKYTNTVANILDILKELGYKYSTISGTTIAISDVLTHPDTKNKIKSGDEYITQLKKYFDLGWITDDERYSLTIDKWTDIKDKIEKDLKSLTKDKPYNPLFMMFTSGARGSSSNFVQLAGMRGLMNNNTKILKADAENERVVRSTVEIPVKSSFLDGLTAYEFYSSTHGARKGLTDTALNTAKSGYLTRRLVDVAQSIVVKEADCYTDYGFVVSNIMDTKTNTIIESLEERIEGRFANKPILHPVTNEILVNGNELITPEIAQKIVNAGIEHVEIRSILSCYTRNGVCKKCYGKDLSLNRVVNIGEAVGVVAAQSIGEPGTQLTMRTFHSGGVAGVEDITGGFGRLMELIDVYDSPWGKPAVIANKYATVEKIENFNALNNAPNANNLRITLKYFDAQNNIQHEVIETRRDRRLRVKENQEVVPGQKIVEGPIILNELLKVADTRAVQNYLLKEIQRLYRLQGITISDKYIEIIIRQLLSKIIITEPGDSNFHAGSLIDIFAYQRESARLILEGKKPPFGEVKIKGAKQTPLLSDSFLAAASYQETPKILVNASIGNKQDRLEGLKENIILGRKIPAGTNSQYELGSKYDIRDPKSYFIGKYDPSLEINKTDDNTDNADLDEELSAILNEFVLEENDKDKNIDEFDENILLEDEETQTDLSDFIDQEDFENWE; this is encoded by the coding sequence ATGAATAATTTATTCGATAAAAAATCTCAAATTAAAAAGAATGTTATTGAAAAAATCACCTTATCTTTAGCAACTCAAGAAGATGTTCGTAATTGATCTCATGGAGAAGTTACCAAACCAGAAACAATTAATTATAAAAGTTATAAACCTGAAAGAGAAGGTTTATTTGATGAATTAATATTTGGTCCAACAACTGATTATAAATGTCCTATTTGTGGTACAAAATATAAAAAGAGCGATGAAAATACTGTATGTAATAAAACACCAATGTGTGAAAAATACAATCCTGTAATTTTACCTAAAATTTCTCGTCGTAGCAGAATGGGACATATTCATCTTGAAAATCCAGTAGTGCATTTTTGATTTTTCAAAATTGATCACTCAATTATTGCTAAATTATTAGGTTTAAAAGTAGCTAATTCTAATCGTCCAGTATCTAAGGCTGATTTAGAAAAATTAATTTATTATAAAAGTCATATAGTTTTAGAAAGTGGTAATTTAGAGTCTTTAAAACAAAATAGTATTATTGATATTTCTGATGCTGCCATTGTTTATCAAGAAGTTTTATATGAATTAAAAAATAAACTTGATCCTAATGATGAAGATTATGAAGAAAAATTCGAAACTATTTCTGATACTTTGGAAGAGTTGCAATCTTTTGCAACTTCAAAAGTTGGTAAAGATTATGGTGTTGATTTTTATGAATATAATGAAATAATCGAAGAATATAGTGATGCTAAAATAGGCACAGGGTCTAAAGCAATTGAATATTTACTTAAAAAATTAGATCTAGAAAAAGAATTAGAAAAAATTAATCAAGAAATTAAATTGATTAATGTACAAATTAATGAGAGTAATAATTCAACTACTAAAATACAAGAAAGATCAAAATTATACAAAAGATTAAATGTTATTAATTCATTTATTAAATCGGGTCAAAATCCTTTAGATATGTTAATTTATGATCTGCCTGTTTTACCAGCTGATTTAAGACCTTTAATTCAATTAGATGGTGGACGTCATTCGACTAGTGATATTAATGAACTATATCGTCGTATTATTATCAGAAATAATCGTTTGAAAAAATGAGAAGAAGACGATGCGCCAATGTTAATTAAACAAAACGAATATAGAATGATTCAAGAAGCAGTTGATTCATTAATTGATAATGCTCGTAAAACTCCGACCCCTGTTTCTTCTAAAGATGGACGCCCTTTAAAATCAATTTCTGATGCTTTAACAGGAAAAAAAGGAAGATTTCGTCAAAATTTACTAGGTAAAAGAGTAGATTATTCTGGACGTTCTGTAATTGTTGTTGGACCAGAATTAAAAATGCATCAAGTGGGTATACCTAGAGAAATGGCTGCTAAATTATTTGAACCTTGAATTATTAAAGAATTGATTAAAGGGAATAATCCAATTAAATCAATTAAAGCAGGTAAAAAAGCAGTAGAAAATCTTGACCCTATTATTTGACCTTATGTTGAAAAAGCAATTGAAGGTAGACCAGTTTTATTAAATAGAGCACCAACATTGCACCGTTTATCAATTCAAGCTTTTGAACCAGTATTAATAAGAGGGAAAGCAATTAAATTACATCCGTTAACTTGTACACCATTTAACGCTGATTTTGATGGTGATCAAATGGCAGTACACGTTCCAATAAGTGATGAAGCTGTTAGAGAAGCTAGAGAATTAATGTTAGCTTCAAAAAATATTTTAGGTCCCAAAGATGGTGAACCAATTATTAATCCAGGTCAAGATATAATTCTTGGTTTGTATTATTTAACAATGGAAAATAAAGACGCAATTGGTTCAGGATCATATTTTGCTTCTTTTGAAGATATGATGGTTGCATACGAAAACAAAAAAGTTCATCTTCATTCAAGAGTTGTTTTACCTATAAGTGCTTTGAATAAGTTATATTTGAATTATCCGCAAAATAAAAAATATGTAATTTCTACAGTAGGAAAATTTATTTTCAATAATGCTTTGCCTAATTCTTTCGAATTTATTTTTGGTAAATATTTAGATATTAAAACTCAAGAAATTGATGGTAAAGAAATAGTTGTTTCTGAAAAAGAAATTTTACATACATCAAAAAATGTTGACGAATTTAATCATTATTTATTAGATTACGGTGCTAATTTTGTTGAAGAAATTGCAAAAAAACCATTGAATTTACCATTAGGTAAAAAAGATATTGCCAAAATAGTAAGAAAAATTTTCAATGAATATACAGCTACTGTAAATATTGAAAGTATTTCTAAAATAATTAATGATATAAATGAAATAATTTCTCATAATCAATTAAGTGAAGCTTTAAGCGAGTTAAAAGATTATAATAATCAAAAAATTAGCGGCGCACATATTCAAATTCTTGAAACTATCATTAATAAAGAGTTTAAATTAATAAACGAAAAGATCAAAAATTCACCTAAATTGTCAATTTTAGGTTGAACAATTAATGAATATACTAAATTATTAGAAAAAGTATGATTTAAATATACTAATACTGTAGCAAATATTCTTGATATATTAAAAGAATTAGGTTATAAATATTCAACAATTTCTGGAACTACTATAGCAATAAGTGATGTGCTTACTCATCCTGATACTAAAAATAAAATCAAATCAGGTGATGAATATATAACACAATTAAAAAAATATTTTGATTTAGGTTGAATAACTGATGATGAAAGATATTCATTAACCATTGATAAATGAACTGATATTAAAGACAAAATTGAAAAAGATTTAAAATCTTTAACTAAAGATAAACCATATAATCCATTATTTATGATGTTTACTTCAGGCGCGCGGGGTAGTTCGTCAAACTTTGTTCAATTAGCTGGTATGCGTGGATTAATGAATAATAACACTAAAATTTTAAAAGCAGATGCAGAAAACGAGCGTGTTGTTCGTTCAACTGTAGAAATTCCTGTTAAATCATCATTTTTAGATGGATTAACCGCTTATGAATTTTATTCATCAACCCACGGGGCAAGAAAAGGATTAACAGATACAGCTTTAAATACCGCTAAATCAGGATATCTTACTCGTCGTTTAGTTGATGTTGCTCAAAGTATAGTTGTTAAAGAAGCGGATTGTTATACTGACTATGGTTTTGTAGTAAGTAATATAATGGATACTAAAACCAATACTATAATTGAAAGTTTAGAAGAAAGAATTGAAGGAAGATTTGCAAATAAACCAATTTTACATCCAGTAACAAATGAAATTTTAGTTAATGGTAATGAATTAATAACACCAGAAATAGCGCAAAAAATAGTTAATGCTGGAATTGAACATGTTGAAATACGTTCGATACTTTCTTGCTATACACGTAATGGTGTATGTAAAAAATGTTATGGTAAAGATCTTTCATTAAATCGAGTAGTTAATATAGGAGAGGCTGTAGGTGTTGTTGCAGCTCAATCTATAGGTGAACCAGGAACACAGTTAACTATGCGTACATTCCACTCAGGTGGTGTTGCTGGTGTTGAAGATATTACTGGTGGTTTTGGTAGATTAATGGAATTAATTGACGTTTATGATTCACCATGAGGTAAACCAGCTGTAATAGCTAATAAATATGCCACAGTAGAAAAAATTGAAAACTTTAATGCTTTAAATAATGCGCCTAATGCTAACAATTTAAGAATTACTTTGAAATATTTTGATGCTCAAAATAATATCCAACATGAAGTTATTGAAACTAGAAGAGATAGACGTTTAAGAGTTAAAGAAAATCAAGAAGTAGTGCCTGGTCAAAAAATTGTTGAAGGACCTATTATTTTAAATGAATTACTTAAAGTCGCTGACACAAGAGCAGTACAAAATTATTTATTAAAAGAAATACAAAGACTTTATCGTCTTCAAGGTATTACTATTAGTGATAAATATATTGAAATAATTATTAGACAATTATTATCAAAAATTATTATTACTGAACCAGGAGATTCAAATTTCCACGCTGGATCATTAATTGATATTTTTGCTTATCAAAGAGAAAGTGCTAGATTAATATTAGAAGGTAAGAAACCTCCTTTTGGTGAAGTAAAAATTAAAGGTGCAAAACAAACTCCGTTGCTTTCTGATTCGTTTTTAGCTGCGGCTTCATATCAAGAAACTCCTAAAATTTTAGTTAATGCTTCAATTGGAAACAAACAAGATAGATTAGAAGGATTAAAGGAAAATATTATTTTAGGAAGAAAAATTCCTGCTGGAACTAATTCTCAATATGAATTAGGTAGCAAATACGACATTAGAGATCCAAAAAGTTATTTCATCGGTAAATATGATCCTAGTTTAGAAATAAATAAAACAGATGATAATACTGACAATGCTGATTTAGACGAAGAACTTAGTGCAATTTTAAACGAATTTGTACTAGAAGAAAATGATAAAGATAAAAATATAGATGAATTTGATGAAAACATTTTGCTAGAAGATGAAGAAACGCAAACAGATTTATCTGATTTTATAGATCAAGAAGATTTTGAAAATTGAGAATAA